From Campylobacter showae:
CTTTGCGGTTAAAATTTCAGTTAAACTCTGCTCGGCGATTTGCGCGTTTACGTTATCTTTTACCTTAACCGTGATAGATGATAGATGCCTATCGCCCGTTAGTTTGTTTATAACCGCGGTATATGTAGAAAACGTGCGCAGAGTGCTGGAGTCTGCGAACATATTGTCGTTTTTTGCCACTACGCCGATGATTTTAAAGGGGCGTTTGTTAAAAAGCACGGTCTTGCCTAACGGATCTTCGTCTGCGAAAAACTGCTCTCTAGTTGGCTGATCTATCACGATTACAGACGCCGACTCTGCGACCTCTTGGGCGGTAAATACCCGCCCGGCCTCGACCTTGTAGCCCATGACGTTTAGGCTCTCCTCGCTGCCGCCCCTAATCGTAGCCGAGGCTGATTTGTTACCGTAGGTGAGCGTGCCGCTAGCAGAGGCGTTTGGCGTGACGCTATCTAGATAGTCTTGCTTAGATAGCATTGCCGCGTCGCTAACGGTCAAATTTTTCACCCGCTCCGAGCGCATATCGCCAAAACCCTTGCCGTTTAGGATATCGATCGTGTTCGTTCCGATACCGCGGATATCCGAGAGGATCTGCTCTTGCGAGCCCTGCCCAAGCGCTACGACGCAGATAACCGAAGTGATGCCGATGATGATGCCAAGCATCGTTAGCGCCGAGCGAAGTTTGTGGCTAAGTATCGCGTTTATCGACATTTTAAAGCTCTCGATAAACTGATCTTTATAAAAGCTAAAGATATTTTTTTGCTTCGGCGACGGTTTTTCGGATGCGAAAATTTCCTCGCTTTTTACCGTATCGCTCAAAATTTTACCGTCTTTTATCTCGATGACGCGGTTTGCGTATGCGGCTATATTTGGGTCGTGCGTGACGATGATGATAGTGTGACCTTGTTTGTGCAAATTCGTTAAAATTTCCATCACCATGAGGCCGCTTTTGCTATCTAGCGCGCCAGTAGGCTCGTCTGCTAGGATGATCTCGCCGCCGTTTATGAGCGCTCTAGCGATCGAGACTCGCTGTTGCTGCCCGCCGCTAAGTTTGCTAGGCAAATTTTGCAGCTTTTTGCCAAGCCCCAAACCTTCTAAAAGCTCGCCGGCCTTTTTCTCGCGCTCTTTTTTAGAAACACCCGCATACACGCTAGGCAAAGCCACGTTTTGCAGCGTAGTTAGAGTAGATAGAAGGTTATAGCGCTGAAATATAAAGCCGAATTTTTCTCTGCGCAGACGCGCTAGCTCGTCGCCTTCAAATTTAGATATGTCGCGCTCTTCTAGCAGATACTGCCCGCCGCTTGGGTTGTCTAGGCAGCCAAGGATGTTCATGAGCGTAGATTTTCCCGAGCCGCTTTGACCGATGATAGCGATAAACTCGCCCTTTTTTATGGTTAAATTTACGTCCTTTAGCGCGTCAAATACGTTATCGCCGAGTTTAAATTTCTTGCTTAAATTTTTAAGTTCTATCAAATTTTTCAAGACGTCGCCTTAGAACTTCATTCTTCTTTTTTCTTTTTCGAGCATTTCGCTGATTTCAGCCGCCGAATTTTGCTTCGTTACGACCTCCTCGCCCTCCTCTACTCCGCTTAAAATTTGAGTTTTTAGGCTATCGATTAGTCCCGTTTGCACCTCTCTTCGCTCCGCTGTTTCTAGCCCGTTTTTGTCTCTTTTTAGCACGTAGACTACGCTTTTGCCCTCTTCATTTTTGACCGCTATTGAGGGCACTATGACGGCGTCTTTAGCGCTATCTAGGATGATGGTATTTTGCGTGGTCATACCGATCCTTAGCGTGCCATCGGCATTATCCACGATAGCCTTGGCGTAGTAGTAAATCGCCGAACTACTCGAGCTTGAGGCGGTCGAGCCGGAGCTTGTGGTAGTGGTGTATTTGCCGTTGCTTAGCGTGGTTAGGCCCGGGTCTATCGAGCTAATACGCGCGTGAAATTTACGATTCGGCTCGGAGAGTATCGAGTACTCGACCCTTGAGCCTACTTTTATCTTCGTGATGTCGCCCTCAGCGATCTCCATTTTTAGCTGAACTTTGCTTAGATCGGCGATATTTACGATGGTTGGCGTGGTTTGGTTTGAGTTTACGGTTTGCCCCTCCTCGACTTGCACGGAGACCACGACGCCGCCTTTTGGAGCGGTGATTTTAGTGTAGCCAAGATCTATCTGAGCGGTGTTTAGAGAGATTTTAGCCTGCACGATTTGCGCCTCGATCTCTTTTAGCGAAGCTTCGTTTGCGGCTAGGGTATTTTTAGCGTTTTCAAACTCCTCTTTCGAGGTTGCATTTTTGGCGAAAAGCTCTTGCTCGCGCTTAAATTTGGTCTTTGAAATCTCAAGCGCGACTTTGGCTGAATTTAACTTCGCTTCGTAAATTCCAAGCTGGGCTTTTTTGGTATCTACGTTATTTTGCTGGGTCGCCGAGTCGATTTCAGCGATCATATCGCCCGCCTTTACGACGTCGCCAAGTTTGACGTATAGTTTTTTGATCTGACCGCCGACCTGTGCGCCCACGTCGATTAGCTCGGTAGCGTAGATCTCGCCGTTGCTTTCGATACTTTTTACGAGTTCGCCGCGAACGGCTTTTGAGGTGATAAACTGATCGCCTTGCGGGACGTTAAAATTTTTATCGTAAAAATAGTAACCAACCCCTGCCAGCACGGCTAAAACTGCGATAAATTTGATAAGTTTTTTCATTATTTCTCGCTTTTTTAAATTTAACGCGAGATTATATACAAAAATGCGTTAAGGCGATGTTAAGTAATTCAATTAAATTTTATTTTTCTTTAATGCGAGCCGCCGTATAATCGGTTTTTTAAAATTTATAACTCGGATTATGCAAATGTTTACGCAATTATTATCCATTTTTATCATTATCGCTTCGGGCTACGGGGCGAAAAAATTTAAAGTCTTCGAGCAAAAAAACGCCTCCGTATTCATAAACTACGCGCTTTGCTTCGCGCTTCCGGCGCTGATTTTCGACAAAATTTACCACGTAAACATCGACACTACGCTTATCAACGTCATCGCC
This genomic window contains:
- a CDS encoding efflux RND transporter periplasmic adaptor subunit; the encoded protein is MKKLIKFIAVLAVLAGVGYYFYDKNFNVPQGDQFITSKAVRGELVKSIESNGEIYATELIDVGAQVGGQIKKLYVKLGDVVKAGDMIAEIDSATQQNNVDTKKAQLGIYEAKLNSAKVALEISKTKFKREQELFAKNATSKEEFENAKNTLAANEASLKEIEAQIVQAKISLNTAQIDLGYTKITAPKGGVVVSVQVEEGQTVNSNQTTPTIVNIADLSKVQLKMEIAEGDITKIKVGSRVEYSILSEPNRKFHARISSIDPGLTTLSNGKYTTTTSSGSTASSSSSSAIYYYAKAIVDNADGTLRIGMTTQNTIILDSAKDAVIVPSIAVKNEEGKSVVYVLKRDKNGLETAERREVQTGLIDSLKTQILSGVEEGEEVVTKQNSAAEISEMLEKEKRRMKF
- a CDS encoding MacB family efflux pump subunit, translated to MIELKNLSKKFKLGDNVFDALKDVNLTIKKGEFIAIIGQSGSGKSTLMNILGCLDNPSGGQYLLEERDISKFEGDELARLRREKFGFIFQRYNLLSTLTTLQNVALPSVYAGVSKKEREKKAGELLEGLGLGKKLQNLPSKLSGGQQQRVSIARALINGGEIILADEPTGALDSKSGLMVMEILTNLHKQGHTIIIVTHDPNIAAYANRVIEIKDGKILSDTVKSEEIFASEKPSPKQKNIFSFYKDQFIESFKMSINAILSHKLRSALTMLGIIIGITSVICVVALGQGSQEQILSDIRGIGTNTIDILNGKGFGDMRSERVKNLTVSDAAMLSKQDYLDSVTPNASASGTLTYGNKSASATIRGGSEESLNVMGYKVEAGRVFTAQEVAESASVIVIDQPTREQFFADEDPLGKTVLFNKRPFKIIGVVAKNDNMFADSSTLRTFSTYTAVINKLTGDRHLSSITVKVKDNVNAQIAEQSLTEILTAKHGKKDFFTRNSDTIKKTIEETTRTMTLLISCIAFISLLVGGIGVMNIMLVSVTERTKEIGIRMAIGARQGNILEQFLIEAVLLCLIGGLIGVGTAFGIGYLAENFAPGVKMIFSQTSIVVALVVSSAIGVIFGYMPARSASKLNPIDALTRE